One window of the Streptomyces asoensis genome contains the following:
- a CDS encoding MerR family transcriptional regulator, translated as MRIGELAARAGTTTRTLRYYESRGLLPARRGDNGYRTYDESDLRLLRQIRTLQDFGFDLEETRPFVECLRAGHPEGDSCPASLAVYRRKLDELDALIGELRAVRETVAEQLVRAEVARDELAAEARVPGGPEPECELGGQER; from the coding sequence GGACGCTGCGGTACTACGAGTCGCGCGGGCTGCTGCCCGCGCGGCGCGGCGACAACGGGTACCGGACGTACGACGAGAGCGATCTGCGGCTGTTGCGGCAGATCAGGACGCTCCAGGACTTCGGGTTCGACCTGGAGGAGACCCGGCCCTTCGTGGAGTGTCTGCGGGCCGGGCACCCGGAGGGCGACTCGTGCCCTGCGTCGCTCGCGGTCTACCGGCGCAAGCTGGACGAGCTGGACGCGCTCATCGGGGAGCTGCGGGCGGTGCGGGAGACGGTCGCCGAGCAGCTGGTGCGGGCCGAGGTGGCGCGCGACGAGCTGGCTGCCGAGGCGCGGGTTCCGGGGGGTCCGGAGCCCGAGTGCGAACTGGGAGGGCAGGAACGGTGA
- a CDS encoding thioredoxin family protein, whose amino-acid sequence MIKADGVAEVTDADFGAEVLGADLPVLVEFTADWCPPCRQMGPVLTALAAEEGERLKVVQLDVDTNPETTNAYKVLSMPTFMVFRAGEPVKSMVGARPKRRLLAELDEVL is encoded by the coding sequence GTGATCAAGGCGGACGGGGTGGCCGAGGTGACGGACGCGGACTTCGGGGCGGAGGTGCTGGGGGCGGATCTGCCGGTGCTGGTGGAGTTCACCGCCGACTGGTGTCCGCCGTGCCGGCAGATGGGGCCGGTGCTCACCGCGCTCGCCGCGGAGGAGGGCGAGCGGCTGAAGGTGGTGCAGCTGGACGTGGACACCAACCCGGAGACCACCAACGCGTACAAGGTGCTGTCGATGCCGACCTTCATGGTGTTCCGGGCCGGTGAGCCCGTGAAGTCGATGGTGGGCGCCCGGCCCAAGCGCCGGCTGCTGGCGGAGCTGGACGAGGTCCTGTGA
- a CDS encoding HelD family protein → MRCEQEFIDGLYARVDALRGDTEGAVTDALAQGNTPMQARLERDILVAERSGLLAALNAVDGSLCFGRIDLTSGTKHHIGRIGLRAEDAERTPVLIDWRADVARPFYLATGHTPMGLRRRRHLTTEDRRVTALHDEILDIGDQERTGHEDPTGDAVLLAAIDSARTGRMSDIVQTIQAEQDEIIRAPHRGVLVVEGGPGTGKTAVALHRAAFLLYEHRELLAKRAVLIVGPNPAFLGYIGEVLPSLGETGVLLATVGELFPGVKATATDTRAAAAVKGRADMADVLADVVRDWQALPDPVIAIGHDREILMLDDGLVNMARERTRAARLPHNAAREIFEGHILNTLTDMVAERIGTDPYDGSNLLDPSDITQIRDELADNPEVWAAIDQLWPRLTPQRLVADFLADPVGYVSDDDAAAIRRPVTRAWTVADVPLLDEAAELLGEDDRVARARADRERETQVAYAQGVLDVSYASRTYEFEDKEEDDSEVLSAHDIIDAERFAERHEEDDHRSAAERAAADRTWAFGHIIVDEAQELSPMAWRLLMRRSPTRSMTLVGDPAQTAEAAGVGSWAKILQPYVEDRWEHTRLGVNYRTPAEIMDVAAAVVRAEDPGFEPPSSVRSTGVRPWARATDDLPGEVAKAVGELTPAEGRLAVIAPRDLHRKLAARLEGVTAGAEPDLTRSVVLLDPRQSKGLEFDSVLVVEPSRYGTSDLYVALTRATQRLGVLHSRTLPKALAATLGGAPA, encoded by the coding sequence TTGCGCTGCGAGCAGGAATTCATCGACGGCCTGTACGCGCGCGTGGACGCACTGCGCGGCGACACCGAGGGCGCCGTCACCGACGCGCTGGCCCAGGGCAACACGCCCATGCAGGCCCGGCTCGAGCGGGACATCCTGGTCGCCGAGCGCTCCGGGCTGCTCGCCGCGCTGAACGCGGTGGACGGCTCCCTCTGCTTCGGCCGCATCGACCTCACCTCCGGCACCAAGCACCACATCGGACGCATCGGGCTGCGTGCCGAGGACGCCGAGCGCACCCCGGTCCTCATCGACTGGCGCGCCGACGTCGCCCGCCCCTTCTACCTGGCCACCGGCCACACCCCGATGGGGCTGCGCCGGCGTCGGCACCTCACCACCGAGGACCGCCGGGTCACCGCCCTGCACGACGAGATCCTCGACATCGGCGACCAGGAGCGCACCGGCCACGAGGACCCGACCGGCGACGCCGTGCTGCTCGCCGCGATCGACTCCGCGCGCACCGGCCGGATGAGCGACATCGTGCAGACCATCCAGGCCGAGCAGGACGAGATCATCCGGGCGCCGCACCGAGGGGTGCTGGTGGTCGAGGGCGGCCCCGGCACCGGCAAGACGGCCGTCGCCCTGCACCGTGCCGCCTTTCTCCTCTACGAACACCGGGAACTGCTCGCCAAGCGGGCCGTTCTGATCGTCGGCCCCAACCCCGCCTTCCTCGGCTACATCGGCGAGGTGCTGCCCTCGCTGGGCGAGACCGGTGTGCTGCTGGCGACGGTCGGTGAACTCTTCCCCGGCGTGAAGGCGACGGCGACCGACACCCGCGCGGCGGCGGCCGTGAAGGGCCGCGCCGACATGGCGGACGTACTCGCCGACGTCGTACGCGACTGGCAGGCGCTGCCCGATCCGGTGATCGCGATCGGGCACGACCGCGAGATCCTGATGCTGGACGACGGCCTGGTGAACATGGCCCGCGAGCGGACCCGGGCCGCCCGGCTGCCGCACAACGCGGCCCGCGAGATCTTCGAGGGCCACATCCTCAACACGCTCACCGACATGGTCGCCGAACGCATCGGCACGGACCCCTACGACGGCTCGAACCTCCTCGACCCGAGCGACATCACCCAGATCCGCGACGAGCTCGCCGACAACCCCGAGGTCTGGGCCGCCATCGACCAGTTGTGGCCGCGTCTGACCCCGCAGCGCCTGGTCGCCGACTTCCTCGCCGACCCCGTGGGCTACGTCTCCGACGACGACGCGGCCGCCATCCGCCGCCCGGTGACCCGGGCCTGGACCGTGGCGGACGTACCGCTGCTCGACGAGGCGGCCGAGCTGCTCGGCGAGGACGACCGGGTGGCGCGGGCCCGCGCGGACCGCGAGCGGGAGACACAGGTCGCCTACGCGCAGGGCGTCCTGGACGTCTCGTACGCCTCCCGCACCTACGAGTTCGAGGACAAGGAAGAGGACGACTCCGAGGTCCTGTCCGCGCACGACATCATCGACGCCGAACGCTTCGCCGAACGCCACGAGGAGGACGACCACCGCAGCGCCGCCGAACGCGCGGCCGCCGACCGCACCTGGGCGTTCGGGCACATCATCGTCGACGAGGCGCAGGAGCTGTCGCCGATGGCCTGGCGGCTGCTGATGCGGCGCAGCCCGACCCGCTCGATGACCCTGGTCGGCGACCCGGCGCAGACCGCCGAGGCGGCCGGCGTCGGCTCCTGGGCCAAGATCCTCCAGCCGTATGTCGAGGACCGCTGGGAGCACACCCGGCTCGGCGTCAACTACCGCACCCCGGCCGAGATCATGGACGTGGCCGCGGCGGTGGTGCGCGCGGAAGACCCCGGCTTCGAGCCGCCGAGTTCGGTGCGGTCGACCGGCGTACGGCCGTGGGCGCGCGCCACCGACGACCTCCCCGGCGAGGTGGCCAAGGCGGTCGGCGAGCTCACCCCCGCCGAGGGCCGGCTCGCCGTCATCGCCCCGCGCGACCTGCACCGGAAGCTGGCGGCCCGGCTGGAAGGGGTGACGGCGGGCGCCGAGCCGGACCTGACCCGGAGCGTCGTCCTGCTCGACCCGCGCCAGTCCAAGGGCCTGGAGTTCGACTCCGTGCTGGTGGTGGAGCCTTCGCGGTACGGCACCAGCGACCTGTACGTGGCGCTGACCCGGGCGACGCAGCGGCTGGGGGTGCTGCACAGCAGGACCCTCCCGAAGGCGCTGGCAGCGACCCTCGGGGGAGCTCCGGCGTAA
- the glgB gene encoding 1,4-alpha-glucan branching enzyme: MTPPKKKATAKKAVTKKAAADKAASKKKSTGKKAASGEAASETAAGQTAAGTKATVEEAAAAAEEVAVKKPGKSHRPKKPSSPETPPVDPALGAADRERLLHGTHHDPHSVLGAHPVPGGIVFRALRPYARSVTVLSGDLRAELHDDGDGFFSGLLPLTEAPVHRLLVTYENTTVETEDAYRFLPTLGDLDLHLIGEGRHEQLWTVLGARPTTHQGVSGTAFSVWAPNARGVRLAGTFNFWDGTGYPMRSLGSSGVWELFVPGIGEGELYKFDITRPDGSHTLRADPMATRTEVPPATSSIVHASHYEWGDEEWLARRAEIPVHEAPFSVYEVHLASWRPGLTYRQLADQLPAYVRDLGFTHVELMPVAEHPFGGSWGYQVTGFYAPTARLGTPDDFKFLVDALHRAGIGVLMDWVPAHFPRDEWALAEFDGRPLYEHEDPLRAAHPDWGTLEFDFGRREVRNFLVANAVYWCEEFHIDGLRVDAVASMLYLDYSREPGQWTPNEHGGRENLDAVAFLQEMNATVYRRSPGVVTIAEESTAWDGVTRATHHAGPSGFGGLGFGLKWNMGWMHDSLEYMSHEPVHRRYHHHEMTFSMVYAWSENYVLPISHDEVVHGKRSLVSKMPGDWWQQRAALRAYLAFMWAHPGKQLLFMGQEFAQGAEWSEAHGPDWWLLDPAYGAEADHRGVRDLVRDLNTVYRAAPALWQLDTDPAGFQWVVGDAAEDNVFAFLRYDAEGSPLLSVSNLSPVVRHDYRLGAPDDVPAWHEVLNTDAAGYGGSGVAHADPVKPEPQGHHGRPASVRLTLPPLATVWLRPA; encoded by the coding sequence GTGACTCCCCCGAAGAAGAAGGCCACCGCGAAGAAAGCAGTGACCAAGAAGGCGGCGGCCGACAAGGCGGCGAGCAAGAAGAAGTCGACGGGCAAGAAGGCGGCGAGCGGCGAAGCGGCGAGCGAGACAGCGGCCGGCCAGACAGCGGCCGGCACGAAGGCGACCGTCGAGGAGGCGGCTGCGGCGGCCGAGGAGGTCGCCGTGAAGAAGCCGGGGAAGTCGCACAGGCCGAAGAAGCCGAGCAGCCCGGAGACGCCCCCCGTGGACCCCGCCCTGGGCGCCGCCGACCGTGAACGCCTGCTGCACGGCACCCATCACGACCCGCACTCCGTGCTCGGCGCGCATCCGGTGCCCGGCGGGATCGTCTTCCGGGCGCTGCGCCCGTACGCGCGGTCCGTCACCGTGTTGTCGGGCGACCTGCGCGCCGAACTCCACGACGACGGCGACGGCTTCTTCTCCGGACTGCTGCCCCTGACGGAGGCCCCGGTCCACCGGCTCCTGGTGACCTACGAGAACACCACCGTGGAGACCGAGGACGCCTACCGTTTCCTGCCGACGCTGGGCGACCTGGACCTGCACCTGATCGGCGAGGGCCGGCACGAGCAGCTGTGGACGGTGCTGGGCGCGCGTCCGACGACCCACCAGGGTGTGAGCGGCACCGCCTTCTCCGTGTGGGCGCCGAACGCGCGCGGGGTGCGGCTGGCCGGCACCTTCAACTTCTGGGACGGCACGGGGTACCCGATGCGCTCGCTGGGCTCGTCCGGGGTCTGGGAGCTGTTCGTGCCCGGGATCGGCGAGGGCGAGCTGTACAAGTTCGACATCACCCGCCCGGACGGCTCGCACACCCTGCGCGCCGACCCGATGGCCACGCGCACCGAGGTGCCGCCTGCGACCTCGTCGATCGTGCACGCCTCGCACTACGAGTGGGGCGACGAGGAGTGGCTGGCCCGGCGGGCCGAGATACCCGTGCACGAGGCGCCGTTCTCCGTCTACGAGGTCCATCTGGCCTCCTGGCGCCCGGGGCTCACGTACCGGCAACTGGCCGATCAGCTGCCCGCGTACGTCCGGGACCTCGGCTTCACGCATGTCGAGCTGATGCCGGTCGCCGAGCATCCCTTCGGCGGCTCGTGGGGCTACCAGGTCACCGGTTTCTACGCGCCCACCGCCCGGCTCGGCACACCCGACGACTTCAAGTTCCTGGTGGACGCGCTGCACCGGGCCGGCATCGGCGTCCTGATGGACTGGGTGCCGGCGCACTTCCCGCGCGACGAGTGGGCCCTCGCGGAGTTCGACGGGCGTCCGCTGTACGAGCACGAGGACCCGCTGCGCGCCGCGCATCCCGACTGGGGGACGCTGGAGTTCGACTTCGGGCGGCGCGAGGTGCGCAACTTCCTGGTGGCCAACGCGGTCTACTGGTGCGAGGAGTTCCACATCGACGGGCTGCGCGTGGACGCCGTCGCCTCGATGCTGTACCTCGACTACTCGCGCGAGCCGGGCCAGTGGACCCCGAACGAGCACGGGGGCCGGGAGAACCTGGACGCGGTGGCGTTCCTCCAGGAGATGAACGCGACGGTCTACCGCCGCAGCCCCGGGGTCGTCACGATCGCGGAGGAGTCCACGGCCTGGGACGGTGTCACGCGGGCCACGCACCACGCGGGCCCGAGCGGCTTCGGCGGGCTCGGATTCGGGCTGAAGTGGAACATGGGCTGGATGCACGACTCGCTGGAGTACATGAGCCACGAGCCGGTGCACCGCAGGTACCACCACCACGAGATGACCTTCTCGATGGTGTACGCCTGGAGCGAGAACTACGTGCTGCCCATCTCCCACGACGAGGTGGTGCACGGGAAGCGCTCACTGGTGTCGAAGATGCCCGGCGACTGGTGGCAGCAGCGCGCCGCCCTGCGGGCGTACCTGGCGTTCATGTGGGCCCACCCGGGCAAGCAACTCCTCTTCATGGGGCAGGAGTTCGCCCAGGGCGCGGAGTGGTCCGAGGCCCACGGCCCCGACTGGTGGCTGCTGGATCCGGCGTACGGCGCCGAGGCCGACCACCGGGGTGTCAGGGATCTGGTCCGCGACCTGAACACCGTCTACCGCGCGGCGCCGGCCCTCTGGCAGCTGGACACCGACCCCGCCGGTTTCCAGTGGGTGGTCGGGGACGCGGCGGAGGACAACGTCTTCGCCTTCCTGCGGTACGACGCCGAGGGCTCCCCGCTGCTGTCCGTCTCCAACCTCTCCCCGGTCGTCCGCCACGACTACCGCCTCGGCGCACCCGATGACGTCCCGGCCTGGCACGAGGTCCTCAACACCGACGCGGCCGGGTACGGCGGCAGCGGTGTCGCCCACGCCGACCCGGTCAAGCCGGAGCCGCAGGGCCATCACGGCCGGCCGGCGAGCGTCCGGCTGACGCTGCCGCCGCTCGCGACGGTGTGGCTGCGGCCTGCCTGA
- a CDS encoding maltokinase N-terminal cap-like domain-containing protein, whose product MAATVTPSGRTDPGLLSSLDPLLREWLPRQRWFAGKGRPVTGFSLVAATELLPAHTRLGLYHLLVRAHQQAAPGDCYQLLIGTREALPPRLAPALIGHVTQGPLAGRTVFDALYDTRPAEVLLEALRTGARIGGLRCERDPGQEIRSGLVPRRLTGEQSNSSVIYGDTFILKLLRRVVPGVNPDLELPLALAREGCPRVPAPTAWMYGDPGEGEGEPYVLAVLQPYVQGAADGWELALRELAKGEDFAAEARALGRATAEVHGALARALPTATLGQAQIRPMVDGMTERLDAAAQAVPALRPYAPALRTAFTALADLAAEGHTWTAQRVHGDLHLGQCLRSASGEWALIDFEGEPARPLAERRMPQPTVRDVAGMLRSFDYAAHSADPPAPAWAHACRAAYCSGYAEVSGVDPRTDPVLLRAHETDKAVYEVVYEARHRPDWLPVPLSAIHRLAAPDLP is encoded by the coding sequence ATGGCGGCGACTGTCACACCTTCCGGCCGGACCGACCCCGGTCTCCTCTCTTCGCTGGACCCCCTGCTGCGGGAGTGGCTGCCCCGGCAGCGCTGGTTCGCCGGCAAGGGGCGTCCGGTCACCGGGTTCTCGCTGGTGGCCGCCACCGAGCTGCTGCCGGCCCACACCAGACTGGGGCTGTACCACCTGCTGGTGCGCGCCCATCAACAGGCGGCGCCCGGCGACTGCTACCAGCTCCTGATCGGCACCCGCGAGGCCCTGCCGCCCCGGCTGGCGCCCGCGCTGATCGGCCATGTGACACAGGGTCCGCTGGCCGGGCGGACGGTGTTCGACGCCCTGTACGACACCCGGCCCGCCGAGGTGCTGCTGGAGGCCCTGCGCACCGGGGCCCGGATCGGCGGGCTGCGCTGCGAGCGGGACCCCGGGCAGGAGATCCGGTCCGGTCTGGTCCCGCGCCGGCTGACCGGCGAACAGTCGAACTCGTCCGTCATCTATGGAGATACGTTCATTCTGAAGCTGTTGCGCCGGGTCGTACCGGGCGTCAACCCCGACCTGGAGCTGCCGCTGGCGCTGGCCCGCGAGGGCTGCCCCCGGGTGCCCGCGCCGACCGCGTGGATGTACGGGGACCCGGGTGAGGGCGAGGGCGAGCCGTACGTCCTGGCCGTGCTCCAGCCGTATGTGCAGGGCGCGGCGGACGGCTGGGAGCTGGCGCTGCGGGAACTGGCCAAGGGCGAGGACTTCGCCGCCGAGGCGCGAGCGCTGGGGCGGGCCACCGCCGAGGTGCACGGGGCGCTGGCCCGGGCGCTGCCCACGGCGACCCTGGGGCAGGCACAGATACGGCCGATGGTGGACGGCATGACCGAGCGGCTGGACGCCGCCGCGCAGGCGGTGCCCGCGCTGCGCCCGTACGCGCCGGCCCTGCGCACCGCCTTCACCGCGCTGGCCGACCTCGCGGCCGAGGGCCACACCTGGACCGCCCAGCGCGTCCACGGCGATCTGCACCTCGGGCAGTGCCTGCGCTCGGCCTCCGGGGAGTGGGCGCTGATCGACTTCGAGGGGGAGCCCGCCAGGCCACTGGCCGAGCGGCGGATGCCCCAGCCGACCGTGCGGGACGTGGCGGGCATGCTGCGTTCCTTCGACTACGCCGCCCACTCCGCGGATCCGCCGGCTCCGGCCTGGGCACACGCCTGCCGGGCGGCCTACTGTTCCGGGTACGCCGAGGTGTCGGGCGTCGATCCGCGCACCGACCCCGTGCTGCTGCGGGCCCACGAGACGGACAAGGCGGTCTACGAGGTGGTCTACGAGGCCCGGCACCGCCCCGACTGGCTCCCCGTGCCCCTTTCCGCGATACACCGCCTCGCCGCACCCGACCTGCCTTGA
- the treS gene encoding maltose alpha-D-glucosyltransferase translates to MIVNEPVPDTFEDTPAKDRDPEWFKRAVFYEVLVRSFQDSNGDGVGDLKGITAKLDYLQWLGVDCLWLPPFFKSPLRDGGYDVSDYTAVLPEFGDLADFVEFVDAAHQRGMRVIIDFVMNHTSDQHPWFQESRKDPDGPYGDYYMWADDDKQYGDARIIFVDTEVSNWTFDPVRKQYFFHRFFSHQPDLNYENPAVQEEMISALRFWLDLGIDGFRLDAVPYLYAEEGTNCENLPATHEFLKRVRKEIDAHYPDTVILAEANQWPEDVVDYFGDYASGGDECHMAFHFPVMPRIFMAVRRESRYPVSEILAKTPAIPSRCQWGIFLRNHDELTLEMVTDEERDYMYAEYAKDPRMRANIGIRRRLAPLLDNDRNQIELFTALLLSLPGSPILYYGDEIGMGDNIWLGDRDAVRTPMQWTPDRNAGFSSCDPGRLVLPTIMDPVYGYQVTNVEASMSSPSSLLHWTRRMIEIRKQNPAFGLGTYTELQSSNPAVLAFLREAPLTKDGEDDLVLCVHNFSRFAQPTELDLSRFKGRYPVELFGGVRFPAVGDLPYLLTMAGHGFYWFRLRRDAA, encoded by the coding sequence ATGATCGTCAACGAGCCCGTTCCGGACACCTTCGAGGACACGCCCGCCAAGGACCGCGACCCCGAGTGGTTCAAACGCGCCGTGTTCTACGAGGTCCTCGTCCGTTCCTTCCAGGACAGCAACGGCGACGGCGTCGGCGACCTCAAAGGCATCACCGCCAAACTCGACTACCTCCAATGGCTGGGAGTCGACTGCCTCTGGCTGCCGCCCTTCTTCAAATCACCCCTACGGGACGGCGGATACGACGTATCCGACTACACCGCCGTCCTCCCCGAATTCGGCGACCTCGCCGACTTCGTCGAATTCGTCGACGCCGCCCACCAACGCGGCATGCGCGTCATCATCGACTTCGTGATGAACCACACCAGCGACCAGCACCCGTGGTTCCAGGAATCGAGGAAAGACCCCGACGGCCCCTACGGCGACTACTACATGTGGGCCGACGACGACAAACAGTACGGCGACGCCCGCATCATCTTCGTCGACACCGAAGTCTCCAACTGGACCTTCGACCCCGTCCGCAAGCAGTACTTCTTCCACCGCTTCTTCTCCCACCAGCCGGACCTCAACTACGAGAACCCGGCCGTGCAGGAGGAGATGATCTCCGCGCTGCGGTTCTGGCTGGACCTGGGCATCGACGGCTTCCGCCTCGACGCCGTGCCCTACCTGTACGCCGAGGAGGGCACCAACTGCGAGAACCTGCCGGCCACGCACGAGTTCCTCAAACGGGTCCGCAAGGAGATCGACGCCCACTACCCGGACACGGTGATCCTCGCCGAGGCCAACCAGTGGCCCGAGGACGTGGTCGACTACTTCGGCGACTACGCCTCCGGCGGCGACGAATGCCACATGGCGTTCCACTTCCCCGTCATGCCCCGCATCTTCATGGCGGTCCGCCGGGAATCCCGCTACCCGGTATCGGAAATCCTCGCCAAGACCCCCGCGATCCCCTCCCGCTGCCAGTGGGGCATCTTCCTGCGCAACCACGACGAGCTCACCCTCGAAATGGTCACCGACGAGGAACGCGACTACATGTACGCGGAATACGCGAAAGACCCGCGTATGCGCGCCAACATCGGCATCCGCCGCCGGCTCGCCCCCCTCCTCGACAACGACCGCAACCAGATCGAGCTCTTCACCGCCCTGCTGCTCTCCCTCCCCGGCTCGCCGATCCTCTACTACGGCGACGAGATCGGCATGGGCGACAACATCTGGCTCGGCGACCGCGACGCCGTCCGCACCCCCATGCAGTGGACACCGGACCGCAACGCAGGTTTTTCCTCCTGCGACCCCGGGCGGCTCGTTCTGCCGACCATCATGGATCCCGTCTACGGGTACCAGGTCACCAACGTCGAGGCGTCGATGTCGTCGCCCTCCTCGCTGCTGCACTGGACCCGCCGAATGATCGAGATCCGCAAGCAGAACCCCGCCTTCGGCCTCGGCACCTACACCGAACTCCAGTCCTCCAACCCGGCGGTCCTCGCCTTCCTGCGCGAGGCCCCGCTGACCAAGGACGGGGAGGACGACCTGGTGCTGTGCGTGCACAACTTCTCGCGGTTCGCGCAGCCCACGGAACTGGACCTGAGCCGGTTCAAGGGGCGGTACCCGGTGGAGCTGTTCGGCGGGGTGCGATTCCCGGCGGTCGGTGACCTGCCGTACCTGCTCACCATGGCGGGCCACGGCTTCTACTGGTTCAGGCTGCGCAGGGACGCGGCCTAG
- a CDS encoding alpha-1,4-glucan--maltose-1-phosphate maltosyltransferase, with protein MPARHHPSSPPTPRTKNNKSSKNGKSTDSAGNAEKDTSVPVLTPAPDPPARERSSSGGDATAVGRIPVLDVRPFVQQGRRPAKAVTGETFEVSATVFREGHDAVAANVVLRNPDGEPGPWTPMRELAPGTDRWGADVTPDATGRWTYTVEAWSDPVATWRHHARIKIPAGMDTELVLEEGARLYERAAGEVPEGPDRTVVLTAAEALRDETRPAVSRLAAALTPQVDAVLGRYPLRELVTASEPLPLLVERERALYGAWYEFFPRSEGTAERPHGTFRTAARRLPAIAAMGFDVVYLPPVHPIGTTFRKGRNNTLDPGPDDVGVPWAIGSPEGGHDAVHPDLGTIEDFAWFVERAGELGLEIALDFALQCSPDHPWVQKHPEWFHHRPDGTIAYAENPPKKYQDIYPIAFDADLDGLVAETVRVLRHWMSYGVRIFRVDNPHTKPVVFWERVIADINRTDPDVIFLAEAFTRPAMMHTLGQIGFQQSYTYFTWRNTKQELTEYLTELSGDAASYMRPNLFANTPDILHAYLQHGGRPAFEIRAVLAATLSPTWGVYSGYELCENTPLREGGEEYLDSEKYQLKPRDWAAAERAGHSLAPLLTRLNEIRRANPALHQLRDLHFHPTDKEAVIAYSKRSSKKSGSNTVLVVVNLDPHHTQEATVSLDMPQLGLDWHESVPVRDELTGETYHWGRANYVRLEPGTRPAHVLTVLRPSNPQIGGSPTP; from the coding sequence ATGCCAGCAAGGCACCACCCGTCATCACCCCCGACGCCTCGCACCAAGAACAACAAGAGCAGCAAGAACGGCAAGAGCACCGACAGCGCCGGCAACGCGGAGAAGGACACGTCCGTCCCGGTGCTCACGCCCGCACCCGATCCGCCGGCCCGGGAGCGATCCTCCTCGGGCGGCGACGCCACCGCCGTCGGGCGCATACCCGTCCTGGACGTCCGCCCGTTCGTCCAGCAGGGTCGCCGGCCCGCCAAGGCGGTCACGGGTGAGACCTTCGAAGTCTCGGCGACCGTGTTCCGGGAGGGGCACGACGCCGTCGCCGCCAACGTCGTCCTGCGAAATCCGGACGGCGAACCGGGCCCCTGGACGCCGATGCGTGAACTCGCCCCGGGCACCGACCGCTGGGGCGCGGACGTCACGCCGGACGCGACGGGCCGCTGGACGTACACCGTGGAGGCCTGGAGCGACCCGGTCGCCACCTGGCGCCACCACGCCCGCATCAAGATCCCCGCGGGGATGGACACCGAGCTGGTCCTCGAAGAGGGCGCGCGGCTGTACGAACGGGCGGCCGGCGAGGTGCCGGAGGGACCCGACCGCACCGTGGTGCTGACGGCGGCCGAGGCGCTGCGCGACGAGACCCGCCCGGCCGTCTCCCGGCTGGCGGCGGCGCTGACGCCGCAGGTCGACGCCGTGCTCGGCCGGTATCCGCTGCGGGAGCTGGTCACCGCGTCCGAGCCGCTGCCGCTGCTGGTCGAGCGGGAACGCGCCCTGTACGGCGCCTGGTACGAGTTCTTCCCGCGCTCCGAGGGCACCGCCGAGCGCCCGCACGGCACCTTCCGCACCGCCGCGCGCAGGCTCCCCGCCATCGCCGCGATGGGCTTCGACGTCGTCTACCTCCCGCCCGTCCACCCCATCGGCACGACCTTCCGCAAGGGCCGCAACAACACCCTCGACCCCGGCCCCGACGACGTCGGCGTGCCCTGGGCGATCGGCTCGCCGGAGGGCGGCCACGACGCCGTCCACCCGGACCTGGGGACCATCGAGGACTTCGCCTGGTTCGTGGAGCGGGCGGGTGAACTCGGCCTGGAGATCGCCCTCGACTTCGCCCTCCAGTGCTCCCCCGACCACCCCTGGGTGCAGAAACACCCCGAGTGGTTCCACCACCGCCCCGACGGCACCATCGCCTACGCCGAGAACCCGCCGAAGAAGTACCAGGACATCTATCCGATCGCCTTCGACGCCGATCTGGACGGTCTCGTCGCCGAGACCGTGCGGGTCCTGCGGCACTGGATGTCGTACGGGGTGCGGATCTTCCGGGTCGACAACCCGCACACCAAGCCGGTCGTGTTCTGGGAGCGGGTCATCGCGGACATCAACCGCACCGACCCCGACGTGATCTTCCTCGCCGAGGCCTTCACCCGCCCCGCGATGATGCACACGCTCGGCCAGATCGGCTTCCAGCAGTCGTACACCTACTTCACCTGGCGCAACACCAAGCAGGAACTGACGGAGTACCTCACCGAACTCTCGGGGGACGCCGCCTCCTACATGCGGCCCAATCTCTTCGCCAACACCCCCGACATCCTGCACGCCTATCTCCAGCACGGCGGCCGTCCCGCCTTCGAGATCCGCGCCGTCCTCGCCGCCACCCTCTCGCCGACCTGGGGCGTCTACAGCGGCTACGAACTCTGCGAGAACACGCCTCTGCGCGAGGGCGGCGAGGAGTACCTCGACTCGGAGAAGTACCAGCTCAAGCCCCGTGACTGGGCCGCCGCCGAGCGCGCGGGCCACAGCCTCGCCCCGCTCCTCACCAGGCTCAACGAGATCCGGCGGGCGAACCCGGCCCTGCACCAACTGCGCGATCTGCACTTCCATCCCACCGACAAGGAAGCGGTGATCGCCTACTCCAAGAGGAGCTCGAAGAAGAGCGGTTCGAACACGGTTCTGGTGGTCGTCAACCTCGACCCCCACCACACCCAGGAGGCGACGGTGTCGTTGGACATGCCGCAACTCGGCCTGGACTGGCACGAGTCGGTGCCGGTGCGCGACGAGCTCACCGGCGAGACCTACCACTGGGGCAGGGCCAACTACGTGCGCCTCGAACCGGGCACCCGGCCCGCGCACGTACTCACCGTCCTGCGACCGTCCAACCCGCAGATCGGAGGGTCACCCACACCATGA